Genomic window (Spirosoma sp. KCTC 42546):
ATTGCTTTACAATATTTGTTGATACGGATTGCTTTTTGAGCAGTAAACACCCCTAACGATCAATCGGCTTAACTTAACTCCTTACTAAAGTAATTAAATATGATTCAACTCCGCAACGTCTCGAAATTCTACCCCGCTGGTTTCGGCCGGGTATATGTGTTGCGTAACATCAACCTCGAAATAGCTCAGGGCGAGTTCGTATCCATCATGGGGCCGTCTGGATCGGGCAAGTCTACGTTGCTGCATATTCTGGGTTTACTCGAAGAACCCTCCGAAGGGGAATATTTCTTTGATGATCAACCTGTTCAGAAATTATCGGAAAAAAGACGGACTGAGCTACATCGTACCCGGATTGGTTTTGTCTTTCAGGCCTATCATCTTATTGATGAACTGACAGTCTATGAAAACATCGAAACCCCTCTGCTCTACAAAGGCCTGAACGGTTCAGAGCGCAAAAGCCGGGTTGCTGAACTGCTCGACCGATTCAATATGGTGGCCAAAAAGGATTTGTTTCCGGCACAATTATCTGGCGGGCAGCAACAATTGGTTGGTATTGCGCGGGCGCTGGCGGCAGAGCCAAGCGTTATTTTCGCTGATGAACCAACGGGTAATCTGCACTCCGATCAGGCCCGTGATATTATGGAACTGTTCCGCGAACTGAACCAGAAAGATGGTGTAACGATCGTTCAGGTAACGCACTCAGAAGTCAATGCTGAATATGGCTCGCGGGTAATCAGGCTCAAAGACGGCTGGCTGGAAGATTCAGCGCTGAAGCTGAGTGAACAGGGCGTTAAGTAGCGGATCGGTCGTGAAGTCTGCTTTCCTACCTTTGAGTGATAGGCCGCTTATCTGACGCATCGATTGAATCCCCATAACATTCACGCAAAATACAGCTTCAGCATGCACCAGTTCGGCTGGCTTGTAAGCCCCTTCGGCAACGGCAATGCCTATTGAAGGGGCTAACCGAAGTAGTTGCTGCCGCACAATGCCGTTGATGCAGCCGGTTTGCAGCGAGGGAGTAAGCAGGGTTTGGTTACTATACCAGAATAAGTTTGAGGCAAGGCATTCGGCTAGGTTGCCGTTCGTATCGAGCAGAATAACGTCGTCAATAGCATGCTGTTGTTTGTAAAGGCCAGCCAGCACGTAGGGGAGAGCGTTCAGGGTTTTAAAGGCCGAAACTGGCGACTGGGTTAAGCGAAACGCGTCATAAATGCCAACTAACGATTTTTCCGTTATTGAAAACGCATGCCCAGCCCGGGCTGTAATCAAAGTGTAAGCATGGTTGCTGGATGGCGTGTACAGGCCACCGGATTGTCGCCATACTTGAATTTTGATGCGGGCGGGTTGATTTATTAGCTTGTTTGCCGAAAGTAATTGCTGAATGCCCTCAAAAACTGTTTCGGTGTTGAACCCTTCCGGTTGATTGAATTGCAAGGCAGCCATCCCGGCAGTAAGCCGGGCGAAATGGTCGGGCCAGTACCAAACCCGGCCATTTTCGTACCGAATGGTTTCGAACAGACCGTCGCCATATTGGAACGCCCGGTCGTTTTCCGACAGACGGAATTCATTTTCAGAAAGTACATCCGAATTATAAACCAGAAACATGCTTAGTTTGCGCCGTTTATCCTAAAACGATAGCTGCGCCGAAGGTAAGTTTGTAACATTGAACCATCAAAATTATGTGTATGCAGCGTAAGCTTTTTTTAGGAATCGGAATCGTGGGATGTTTGCTGTCCGTAAGCCCGTCAGGCTTGCGCGCACAAAACGCACCGGGAACCGTGTCGCCAGGGGTGGGGACAGCCAAAACGGACACCCTCCCCGTGCTGAGTTTACCGCAATGTATTGATATTGCCCTGAAGAATAACATTACCGTTCGGCAGGGGCAATTGCAGGTACAGAATAGTGCATTGCTATTAAAGCAGTCAAAGCTTAATCAGTTACCAACCGTTAACGGATTTGCTTCGCAAGGTTTCAGTTCCGGTCGAAATATCAACCCGAGTACCAACCAGTTCGTTGATGTAGGGGTACGATCTAATAATTTTCAGCTTTCTGGCTCAGTACCCATTTTTCAGGGCTATCAATTGAAGAATCTGATTCGTCAGAACCAGGTTATTGTTAAGGCCACGGAAAAAGAACTGGATGCGACTGAAAATAACGTAATTCTTAATGTCATACAGCAATATCTGGGCGTATTAACCGGTGCTGAGCAGTTAGCCGTTGCTAAACGGCAGGCCGAGACCTCGCAACTTCAGGTAGAGCGTACGCAGAAATTAGTGAATGCGGGTTCTGCTCCAGAAGCAAACCTGTTTGAAATTAAAGCGACGCTGGCGAACGATGAATTAGCCATTGTGAATGCTCAGAATACGGTCGATCTGGCAAAACTTGCTTTATTGCAGGCTATGAACCTACCGGGCGGCCAGTCTTTTGAGATTGAATATATTAAGCTGCCAGACCCTCGTATTGAAGGGTATTCGGCAACCGCATTGCAGGTGTATGAAACAGCCTTAAGTTCACAGCCGCAAATTCAGGCCGCTGATCTTCGTACTGAAAGTGCGCGTATAGCGGTTGATGTAGCCAAGGCGGGCTTATATCCACGCCTTAGTTTAAGTGGTAATTTATCGTCGCTTTATTCGAGTGTTGGGCTCTCGCGGTTTATTGCTGATGGGTCAACAACGGAGAATAGAACAGACGCTAACGTTCTCATCGGCGGTACTATACAACCAGTTACCATCATCACTACGCAGCCAGGCGGTTCATTTCAAACGTATGGTTTTTTTGAGCAATTAAGCAATACCCTCAACCGTGGGGTGTCGCTTAACCTCAATATTCCTATTTTTACAAACCGGCAGTTCCGTACCAACGTAACAAGTGCTATTATTCAACAGCAGAATACACAACTTACGGCTGATAATACTCGGTTGCTGCTACGCCAACAGATCGAAACGGCATACACAAATCTGCTGGCGGCTTCCAACCGCTATCGAGCCACTGAAGCATCGGTTTCATCTTTAGATCGGGCATTTAAGGCAGCTGAAAGCCGTTTCAATGCAGGGGCGATCAACGCTGTTGATTACAGCCTTGCTAAACTCCGGCTCGACAATGCTCGTGCTCAATTGGTACAAGCGAAATACGATTATGTGTTCAGAACCAAGATTTTAGACTTTTACCAAAATAAACCGCTTAGTTTTAATTAATGGTTGAATGAGAGATTGAGAGAATGGGTTAATAATCTAGCTACTCATTCATTCGCTCATTCATTCAATCGCTCATTCACTCATTATGAAGAAGAAGTCAAATCGCATTTGGTGGATATTAGGAGGGCTCGTTGTTTTGATTGTAGGTGGCTTGGTAGCTGCCAAACAAACGGGTATGATTGGAAAGCCAAAGGCAACAGAAGTTGACTTTGCGTCGGTTAAACGGCTTGATATTACAGAGCGGGTCAGTGCCTCAGGCCGTGTTCAGCCTCAGGTTGAAGTAAAAATAAGTCCGGATGTATCGGGCGAAATTATTGGTTTGTACGTTAATGAAGGTGACCCTGTTAAGGCAGGTCAACTGCTGTGCCGTATTCGGCCTGATAACTACGAGTCGTTGCTGGCGCGGGCGCGGGCAACGGTTAACCAAAGCCGTGCACAGTTAGAGCAGGCAAAAGCTTCTGTAGCGCAGTCGGGTGCACGCCTAATTCGGGCCAAAGCTGACTATGAGCGGAACCGTAAACTCTTTGCCGATAAAGTAATTTCATCATCTGATCTGGAAACCAGTGAGGCTAACTTTAACGTAGCCAAGCAGGAAGTAGAAGCGGCTAATGCCAATGTTCGGGCATCGCAGTTTAACATTCAAAGCGCCGAAGCCAGCCTTCGTGATGCAAACGAAAACCTGCGTAAAACAACGATTTATTGCCCAGTAAACGGAACCGTTTCGAAACTGAATATTGAACTGGGTGAACGCGTGGTGGGTACCTCGCAAATGGCCGGTACCGAAATCATGCGGATTGCCAATCTGCAAAATATGGAGGTTCGCGTCAATGTAAACGAAAACGACATTGTACGTGTGAACCTCGGTGATACGGCCGATATTGAAGTGGATTCGTATACAACCGCTGGCCGAAAATTTAAGGGTGTTGTCTATGAGATTGGTAATACAGCCAATGGATTGACGAGTTCATCTGGAGCAGCCGCTTCGCTCTCCGCTGATGCCGTAACCGAGTTTGAGGTGAAGGTGAAAATCCTGAATAATTCCTACTCTGATCTGCTAGCCGAAAAAGATAAAAAAGGCTACCCGTTTAAGCCAGGTATGACCGCTTCTGTTGAGATCTTAACGGACCGGAAAACCGGTGTGTTATCGGTGCCGATTGCTGCCGTAACCACGCGTGGAGCGGACTCTACGGCCATTGACACCGCGAAGATGAAAGACAATAGCAATGGTACTGTAGAAGAAAAACCAGCCGCACAGGCAGATAAGAAAGAGAAGCCTAAAGAAATTGTTTTTGTGAATGTAGGCGGTAAAGCCGTACAACGCGAAGTGAAAACTGGTATCAGTGATTTTGAAAATATAGAAATACTCTCAGGCCTAAAAGTGGGCGAACAGATTATCTCGGGGCCATTCATTGCCGTTTCGAAGAAACTTAAAAACGGTGAGCTTGTAACCAAACGAGACCCGAACAAGAATAAGAAGAAAGAAGAAGAGAAGGAGTAAATAAATAAACCGATAAGGTCTTGAAGACCTTATCGGTTTATTTAGGATAGCAACAGAAAATGAGGGTGTCCTGAACCATCACTATCCGAATCCAATAATGCATCAGCCAGCTTAACAGGAGTCGCCTAACGTTCGACACATTTCCCAACTGGTGTTGACAACCTATAACAACCGTACGAAAAGCCGGACTAATTATATCCTTACCGAAGGATATGGCAGCGCTAGCGCATAAGTGGCTGAGGGCGAATGTTGTGAGTAGTTTCAAGGAAGCATCAGTCAATTATCAGGCCGTATAAATGGCTGGCAACCGTGCCATTAAAAACTCAGTCAGGTTGCAGACCCAAAGCCCATCGGCCTTTGGATAACTCTCACCTTCGGGAATAACGATGAATGCATAATCCGGATTGATGTCGGCAATACTTTGATAAAAGCCTTTCGATACCGTAGGCGCATTTGATAATTTGATTTCGATGGCTGCTTTTTTGCCATTGGGAGCCACTAGCAACAAGTCGATTTCGGCACCGGCAGCGGTTCGGTAATAGTAGAACGACCAGGCATCTCCCACAACCCGGTGTGTTTGCTCAATGACATAACCTTCCCAGGATGAACCAACAATCGGATGACCTAACAGCGCATCATAGCTAATAACCTGAGCGAGTTGGTGTAGAAGACCAGAATCACGGAGATATAACTTTGGGGCTTTAACTAAACGCTTGCTCACATTAGCAAAATAGGGAGATAACCGATGTATAACAAAGCTTCCTTCCAGCAGGTCAAGATAGCGATTGATGGTTGGTTGAGATACGCCGAGAGAACGGGCCAGATCACTCACATTGAGAATACTACTGTTGATATGGGCAATCATTGACAGTAGTTTGTTGAGTGTGTGGCCAGAAATTTCATAGCCTAATGCCCTAATATCACGTTCGATATAAGTTTGAACAAAGCTTGATAGCCACCGAAACGTGAGCGTTAGACGAGGGGCAAGAAAGGCTTCTGGAAAACCTCCTTTAAGCCAATGCATAGCCATTGAGTCGATTGTCATAACTTCAGGCCAGGAGAAAGGCATTAATTCTATGTAACTAATACGCCCTGCCAGACTTTCTGAACTCTCGCGGATTAGATCTGGAGATGATGAGCCAAGCAGGATGAAGCGAGCTGGCTCTCGTTGCTGGTCCACTAAGGCACGAAGCAGTGGAAAGAGATGCGGCATTCGTTGAATCTCGTCTAAAATCACGCATTTGCTGACGTTTCGTTGCAGATACGTTTGAGCATCTATCAGTTTTTGGGCGTCTGTTGCGAGTTCAAGATCAAGGTAAAGCGTCTCCTTACTCAGTTGTTTGCTTAATTGTTTTGCCAGTGTTGTTTTCCCAACCTGTCGTGGCCCAATGATACTTACAATAGGAAAGAAATCTAAATCTTCCTTAATCCTGGCCGTTATTGCTCGATCTACCATCCTTGCAAATTACTAAGTCAGCTTATAATTTGCAAGGATAAATGAACGCCTTAGAGGTTTATACAGTTTCCTTCTCCATAGCCCGCAACATCCGATATGACAATAGCCCTAATACTACTAACACCAGCCCTAACGCTGGCCAGATAATACGGCTGTCGGTGAAAAACAAAGTGGTCTGTTCGCTACGGATACTATTGGGTCTTACAGGGCCAATGCCAATGATGGGTTGATTCCCAGTCGATATGGGTTTGAAGGGCGTCAGATCATAAGAAGGCGCAACTACATCGTCTGTCGAAAAATGAAGCTGGTAGGGCTGACCAGCTAGTAGGTCAGCTAGTAGATAAGTGGTTAATTGATACCCATGAACATCCTGAATCACAAGCGGTGGACTATCGTCGTTGGCGATAACTACGTATACGTCTTTCGTTTTTAAACCCGGCAAATACACCTCATGGCTATCCGCTGAACTTAGCTCAATGGTCCGAATAACCTCGAACCAGCGGTCAATACGTCCACGTTTCAATTTTCGGGAGTGAAACTGACCTATTTCGGCTCGCCGACTGAAGGGAGCAGATGCCTGAATTGTAATAATGAGTTTATCAAACCGGGCATTACCTGAGCCGACGAGATGTATATAGGTATGTTTGTCACTACTATCACGTTGTGAAAAGGATAGGTTTGGAATCGTAGAGTAAGCACCGGCTGCGGCCTGTTGTGTAGAATGGCCAACGCGCAAAATATTCAACGGAGTACTTAGGGAGTCATTGATCACTAACCGATAATATTCATAATCACTAAGTGGAAAGTTGATTTGTTTTGTTTCCGTTGTGTTGATGGGATTCTGGGTCGGGCCAAGCCAAATTGCATCGTCGATGGCGTACCAGTTATGCGCATCCGAACTCCCACTGAGCTGAGCTGTTTTACCCACGTTTGTATTTTTCAGCACAAGGGACAGGGACGTAATACGGCTTTTTGCCTGGTTGCGTAGGACTAGTGTGGTGGCTACATTTGGGCGCGATTGCTTACTAACGATGTCATAATCCGCAAAAGAAGACACCTGTTCAGGCTGTTGCCGAATTAGCACATAAGGCACCTCTTTTTGTTGTCCGTCATAAAGCCGAATGTCGGTCAGACTTCCGTTCAACTGACCTACTACATTGGGCGGAAGCATAATCCGGTGAAAACCTGATTGCTGAACCGTATTAACAGGGGCCTGAAAACGAAACGATTGCGCCTTGCTTATGAACGTAATCAGGAAGCCTGCCAGAAGCAGGACTAGTAACTTATTCATAGTTCCTCTGGAGCAGATTGTGGTGTGTCAGTGTCGAGAATAAGCCGCTTAATGCGCTGGTACATGAATGAAATGATAAGTAACAGCGCCCCCAGCGAAATAAAGGCTGCAATTCGTCCGCCTTCCGAAATTCCCTGAAGGTCATAAAAGAACAGTTTCAAGAGTGTGAGTGCAAATAAACTGAGCGATATGATCCGAAACTGGCGGTTCCGCCGATTCAGCCCCACGTACATAAACGCGAAGGCACAAACGCCCCATAAGATTGGTAAACCTACTTTGTTGATTTGTTCGAGTAAGGCGTAATAGCGGGTAGCAACGTCAAGTTTTTGGTTAGTTGAGGTCGGAAGATCAGCGCCGGAAAACGTAAAATACACCACATGCGAATACAATTCTGAGCTAGCGGTATAGACCAGTATGAACCCAAGAAACCATGGCCAGATCTTGCCAAATACTGCCGGAAGCGGGTCCAACTGTGGTCGGATGGTATGCAGTAAAACCAACAGGCCTAGCACGCAAGCTAAACTGAGATAATGAATCGGGAACCCAATAAGACTAGTGTCCTGTCCTTGAAAATAAGCTCCTAACAAATCATGCACCGCCGGGTCGAAAAACGTTACGTATAAAAGAAGGAGAATAACACCAAGCACTGAAGTCTGTAGTAACCTGCTGCGGAGGGCAGACCGCCGAGCGATCAGCAGCAGCCCGGCGGCAAAAAGCAAGTTGTACGTACCTAGAAAAATGGTGCGATTAGCGCCAAATCCAAACGCGTGACTAGCCTGATAATCGAGTTCGCAGACACCCGCGAAATAGGTAACGATAACCATCAGGTAGCCGATAATGCGTTGATAGGTCGATACATTCAACTGACCAAGCCAGAACTGAAACGGAGACGCTTGATTTCGTAGTAACCGCTGAGTTAAGGCTAAGCTAGCAATGGCAATTAAGCTGGTAACGAACGCTTTGTTAAACACGATGTGCAGGAAGGGAGGTGTGTAGGCATCCCGGTAAAGTGCCGACCAGTCCATGGTCAGGCTAATCAGCATTAACCCCATCACAATCACGGCTCCTGTTGCCAGCAACGTTAAGCCCGAACGTTGCGACAGCCAAAGAAGTAACACGGCTTCCAGAGCCCAGAACATCGTAATAAAATTACCATCCAGTTGAATAGGAACCGTCAGGCTGGCAAAGGTGACGACCAAGCCAATCAGCAGGTAAATGAGCGTTCGGTCTACCGTCCCTTGGCGGTATAATAACGTAGCAATGCCAAAATTTACGACAGCTAATCCTGCTGTAAACAGTCCCTGATAAGCCCCGTGATTTACATTAGCCAGAATTATCATCCCTGCTGCATAATAAAATGCTGTAGTACTCAGGAGCAAGCTGATTTCAATGGCCAAGAATTTTGCCTGATGTTTCAGATTGTAGATTAGGTTCATAGCCATAAAGACGACATAAAACAGCGAAGCAAAGAGTAAGGCACCGCTATAAGGCCCTTGCTTAACCCCCAGAACTTCGGTACTGAGCCATAGACTGTATAGCAGGACCGTGAATCCATAGGCCACAAAATGAACGATGTTCCATTTCTTGAAATAAGCTAATACCAGCATTCCACAGTCTAGAACAAGCAGATAGCTAAACAGTACAACATAATTACTATGCCCCGTACTCACCATGAATGGAGTAGCAAATCCGCCAATGAGCGACATCACCGCCAGGGCAGATCGGTTGTAGGCAATGGCCAGCAGGACGGCGAAGCCCGTAATAACCACCATTAGCAGAAAAGCCGCTGTTTGGCTGAAAATCTTATAGTCGGAGAAGGCAATGGCAATGGTGAAATAAAGGACAGATAGTCCCCCCGCTACCAATACTGAACTAAAGGCTGTAAACGTGTTCCGAAGGCGGTGAGCGACGCCCAACAATAAGCCACCCGCTAGAATGCCAATTAGTACACGGCCAATTTCGTTTATCCAGTTTTGATCAATGGCAAACTTCACAAAGTAGCCAATGCCCGCAACCAGAATGGCAATCCCGATTTTGTTGATGAGATTTTCACCGATAAATTTTTCGAGATCCGGGTTTTCTGCCAGAAATCGCTGTAAGAAGGAAGGCTTTGGTTCTGACCGAATAAGCGGCTGTGGAGAAAGCGGTTGAACTGGAGCAGCCGCTGGTTCGATTACTGGTTCCGGCACAACCGATTCCACCAAAATAGGCTCCGGCTCTAGGATGGGTGGTGCTGGTGGAACAACCGTGATAACCGGAGTCGGCTCACTGATGGGTTCAATGGGTTGTTGGGCAGGTGGTGGTTCTGTTACCGGACTCCGAAACTCTTTCTGAAACGCGAGCAATTCCGCCCGTAGTTGATTAATAATTGTATTCTGAAGATTAACAGCTTCTTTAACCGCGCTAAATCGGTTATTCCCGACAATGACAAGAATCAGCAGGACAACAAGTAGAAACAGCTCCATAGTAGTGTAAGTGGCAGGTTTAGAGCACTATCCGTGATAGTACTTGGGCAAATATGCAAAAAATAGACGCCTGCTTGATGAAGTAGTTGTCTGTAGGTCACCCAACTTAGCTTTCGGTAAGTAAAGACCATTGACTAGGATTCGATGAGCTATCTATTTTAGGCACAGCCCTAACCGAATCGACTGTATTGGTGGTTTGTATCGAGTCTCCTCCTTTCTTCCTTACTTTGCTTCATGAAAGTAACTCAACCCGTTCGGCTGACAATGGTAGGGGGGGGGAGCTGGGCAACCGCGCTCGTTAAAATCCTCTCCGAAAATAACGTCAGTGTTAAATGGTGGCTTCGCAAATCGTCCGATGCGGACCATATTAAGAAATTCGGACATAATCCTAGTTACCTGAGTGACGTGCAGATTAACACGCGTAAAGTGAAGGTATGCACGAAGATTCGGGAGGCTTTTCGGGATAGTGATTATATAATACTGGCCGTTCCTGCGGCATTTATTGGCGATGCGTTAACGGGTTTAAAACCGGAGAATTTCGCTGGAAAGTCAGTAGTGTCGGCCATTAAAGGAATGATTCCAGGCGCCAATCAGTTGGTTACTGATTGGGTCAGTGAGCAATATAAGGTGCCTACGGAACGGATGGCAGTTATTGCTGGTCCATGCCATGCCGAGGAAGTAGCGCTTGAAAAACAGTCGTATCTGACGATTGCTTCGCAGGACCCGGATTGTGCTGAGCGAGTAGCCGATTTATTACGCTGCCGCTTTGTCCAGACAACACCCGTTGATGATATTTATGGGATAGAGTACAGCGCCGTAATGAAAAACATCATTGCGCTGGCCTGCGGTATTACCCGTGGCCTGGGTTATGGCGATAATTTCCAGGCAGTGCTGGTGTCCAATGCCATGCAGGAAATCAAGCGGTTTGTGGATGCCATTTACCCCAAACACCGTGATCTGAGCGGATCAGCCTATCTTGGCGACTTACTCGTAACCGCCTATTCACCCTTTAGCCGAAATCGCACATTCGGCACCCTCATCGGTCGGGGTTACACCATACAATCAGCTCAGGCCGAGATGAATATGATAGCCGAAGGATACTATGCTGTTAAAAGTATTTATGAAATCAACCGAAAATTCAAGGTCGCCATGCCTATTACGAATGCCGTTTACAACATTCTGTACGAACGGGCTGCACCAACCGGCGAAATGAATGAGTTGAAAGGGTTGTTGATGTAATTGGTGACAAAACAAAAGCCCCCTGATTGTGTCAGGAGGCTCTTATATCGGTATAGCGTTGTCGGCAATTGTTACCGGCAGTTGTGCCTTAGCAAAAATTACTTCGCGCTATCAGCAGACATCGTCGAAGCAGAATCCGTAGCCATCGTCGAATCCGTAGCCATCGTCGAAGAAGAATCCGTCGTGGTGGTGGTCGTTTCGGTGGTTTCGGTCTTTTTCGAGCTGCAAGACGTAGCCAGGGCGATCATAGCCATGAAAAAGAAGGCGGATTTCGTGATTGCTTTCATAGTTTTGGGGATGTTTTCGTTTAAGTGATTAC
Coding sequences:
- a CDS encoding ABC transporter ATP-binding protein codes for the protein MIQLRNVSKFYPAGFGRVYVLRNINLEIAQGEFVSIMGPSGSGKSTLLHILGLLEEPSEGEYFFDDQPVQKLSEKRRTELHRTRIGFVFQAYHLIDELTVYENIETPLLYKGLNGSERKSRVAELLDRFNMVAKKDLFPAQLSGGQQQLVGIARALAAEPSVIFADEPTGNLHSDQARDIMELFRELNQKDGVTIVQVTHSEVNAEYGSRVIRLKDGWLEDSALKLSEQGVK
- a CDS encoding aminotransferase class IV is translated as MFLVYNSDVLSENEFRLSENDRAFQYGDGLFETIRYENGRVWYWPDHFARLTAGMAALQFNQPEGFNTETVFEGIQQLLSANKLINQPARIKIQVWRQSGGLYTPSSNHAYTLITARAGHAFSITEKSLVGIYDAFRLTQSPVSAFKTLNALPYVLAGLYKQQHAIDDVILLDTNGNLAECLASNLFWYSNQTLLTPSLQTGCINGIVRQQLLRLAPSIGIAVAEGAYKPAELVHAEAVFCVNVMGIQSMRQISGLSLKGRKADFTTDPLLNALFTQLQR
- a CDS encoding TolC family protein produces the protein MRAQNAPGTVSPGVGTAKTDTLPVLSLPQCIDIALKNNITVRQGQLQVQNSALLLKQSKLNQLPTVNGFASQGFSSGRNINPSTNQFVDVGVRSNNFQLSGSVPIFQGYQLKNLIRQNQVIVKATEKELDATENNVILNVIQQYLGVLTGAEQLAVAKRQAETSQLQVERTQKLVNAGSAPEANLFEIKATLANDELAIVNAQNTVDLAKLALLQAMNLPGGQSFEIEYIKLPDPRIEGYSATALQVYETALSSQPQIQAADLRTESARIAVDVAKAGLYPRLSLSGNLSSLYSSVGLSRFIADGSTTENRTDANVLIGGTIQPVTIITTQPGGSFQTYGFFEQLSNTLNRGVSLNLNIPIFTNRQFRTNVTSAIIQQQNTQLTADNTRLLLRQQIETAYTNLLAASNRYRATEASVSSLDRAFKAAESRFNAGAINAVDYSLAKLRLDNARAQLVQAKYDYVFRTKILDFYQNKPLSFN
- a CDS encoding efflux RND transporter periplasmic adaptor subunit — protein: MKKKSNRIWWILGGLVVLIVGGLVAAKQTGMIGKPKATEVDFASVKRLDITERVSASGRVQPQVEVKISPDVSGEIIGLYVNEGDPVKAGQLLCRIRPDNYESLLARARATVNQSRAQLEQAKASVAQSGARLIRAKADYERNRKLFADKVISSSDLETSEANFNVAKQEVEAANANVRASQFNIQSAEASLRDANENLRKTTIYCPVNGTVSKLNIELGERVVGTSQMAGTEIMRIANLQNMEVRVNVNENDIVRVNLGDTADIEVDSYTTAGRKFKGVVYEIGNTANGLTSSSGAAASLSADAVTEFEVKVKILNNSYSDLLAEKDKKGYPFKPGMTASVEILTDRKTGVLSVPIAAVTTRGADSTAIDTAKMKDNSNGTVEEKPAAQADKKEKPKEIVFVNVGGKAVQREVKTGISDFENIEILSGLKVGEQIISGPFIAVSKKLKNGELVTKRDPNKNKKKEEEKE
- a CDS encoding ATP-binding protein, with protein sequence MVDRAITARIKEDLDFFPIVSIIGPRQVGKTTLAKQLSKQLSKETLYLDLELATDAQKLIDAQTYLQRNVSKCVILDEIQRMPHLFPLLRALVDQQREPARFILLGSSSPDLIRESSESLAGRISYIELMPFSWPEVMTIDSMAMHWLKGGFPEAFLAPRLTLTFRWLSSFVQTYIERDIRALGYEISGHTLNKLLSMIAHINSSILNVSDLARSLGVSQPTINRYLDLLEGSFVIHRLSPYFANVSKRLVKAPKLYLRDSGLLHQLAQVISYDALLGHPIVGSSWEGYVIEQTHRVVGDAWSFYYYRTAAGAEIDLLLVAPNGKKAAIEIKLSNAPTVSKGFYQSIADINPDYAFIVIPEGESYPKADGLWVCNLTEFLMARLPAIYTA
- a CDS encoding DUF2339 domain-containing protein, coding for MELFLLVVLLILVIVGNNRFSAVKEAVNLQNTIINQLRAELLAFQKEFRSPVTEPPPAQQPIEPISEPTPVITVVPPAPPILEPEPILVESVVPEPVIEPAAAPVQPLSPQPLIRSEPKPSFLQRFLAENPDLEKFIGENLINKIGIAILVAGIGYFVKFAIDQNWINEIGRVLIGILAGGLLLGVAHRLRNTFTAFSSVLVAGGLSVLYFTIAIAFSDYKIFSQTAAFLLMVVITGFAVLLAIAYNRSALAVMSLIGGFATPFMVSTGHSNYVVLFSYLLVLDCGMLVLAYFKKWNIVHFVAYGFTVLLYSLWLSTEVLGVKQGPYSGALLFASLFYVVFMAMNLIYNLKHQAKFLAIEISLLLSTTAFYYAAGMIILANVNHGAYQGLFTAGLAVVNFGIATLLYRQGTVDRTLIYLLIGLVVTFASLTVPIQLDGNFITMFWALEAVLLLWLSQRSGLTLLATGAVIVMGLMLISLTMDWSALYRDAYTPPFLHIVFNKAFVTSLIAIASLALTQRLLRNQASPFQFWLGQLNVSTYQRIIGYLMVIVTYFAGVCELDYQASHAFGFGANRTIFLGTYNLLFAAGLLLIARRSALRSRLLQTSVLGVILLLLYVTFFDPAVHDLLGAYFQGQDTSLIGFPIHYLSLACVLGLLVLLHTIRPQLDPLPAVFGKIWPWFLGFILVYTASSELYSHVVYFTFSGADLPTSTNQKLDVATRYYALLEQINKVGLPILWGVCAFAFMYVGLNRRNRQFRIISLSLFALTLLKLFFYDLQGISEGGRIAAFISLGALLLIISFMYQRIKRLILDTDTPQSAPEEL
- a CDS encoding NAD(P)H-dependent glycerol-3-phosphate dehydrogenase — translated: MKVTQPVRLTMVGGGSWATALVKILSENNVSVKWWLRKSSDADHIKKFGHNPSYLSDVQINTRKVKVCTKIREAFRDSDYIILAVPAAFIGDALTGLKPENFAGKSVVSAIKGMIPGANQLVTDWVSEQYKVPTERMAVIAGPCHAEEVALEKQSYLTIASQDPDCAERVADLLRCRFVQTTPVDDIYGIEYSAVMKNIIALACGITRGLGYGDNFQAVLVSNAMQEIKRFVDAIYPKHRDLSGSAYLGDLLVTAYSPFSRNRTFGTLIGRGYTIQSAQAEMNMIAEGYYAVKSIYEINRKFKVAMPITNAVYNILYERAAPTGEMNELKGLLM